One Mus musculus strain C57BL/6J chromosome 2, GRCm38.p6 C57BL/6J genomic window, TGCCTAGGACCCACTGGCCAAACACCACCATCTATAGAAGCCAAGGCCTGATTCCTTTCTACATGGGCTTTATCCCATGTGAGTATTGCTCCCTACCAGAAGCCCACACTTCCTTCCAAAGGACAAGTTTATATGACACACCAAACCTGTGACTGGGTCAAATGACCCTGCTTTATCCTCCACACTTGCCTATAACCAGTTGTCAGCCCACTGGCCAGTCCCAGTTTGAACCTGGATTAATCACCCAGTCATTATGGGGTTCACTAGTCATTCCTGTTAGGCCATCAAAGCTACCTCCATGCTAGATTGTAGAGAAGCTGCTCTGACCTCTCTAGTGTGCTCACCGCAGGTACTCAGCTTAAGCCTTTCTTCCTTGCAGCCATGCAGGACAACTATGCACTGACATTCGGTAACAGCACCCGAAGAGCCTATCAGAAGGAATTGGACAGGCGAAGCCACACACTATGAATTGCTTTAATGGTGGTATCTGTACAAGTGATGTCAGGACACAGGACAGCAAATGCACAGTGGACATGGCTAGCAGACAGGCTGTGAATGAATAAAGAGTTCACACTGCTCCCATGCTTTAGTGACTAAGACAGCTCTAAGccacctcctcctcagcctcctcctcaaactctccctcttcctcagctgTAGCGTCCTGGTACTGCTGGTACTCGGACACCAGGTCGTTCATGTTGCTCTCAGCCTCAGTGAACTCCATCTCATCCATGCCTTCACCCGTGTACCAGTGTAGGAAGGCCTTGCGTCGGAACATGGCTGTGAACTGCTCTGAGATGCGTTTGAACAGCTCCTGAATAGCGGTGCTGTTGCCAATGAAGGTGGCCGACATTTTCAGGCCCCGAGGTGGAATGTCACAGACAGCTGTCTTCACATTGTTGGGGATCCACTCAACAAAGTAGCTGCTGTTCTTGTTTTGGACATTAAGCATCTGTTCGTCCACCTCCTTCATAGACATGCGGCCCCTGAACACGGCAGCCACAGTCAAGTAGCGCCCATGTCTTGGATCACAGGCAGCCATCATGTTCTTGGCATCAAACATCTGCTGGGTGAGCTCAGGAACTGTCAGGGCACGGTACTGCTGGCTGCCCCGGCTGGTCAAGGGGGCAAAGCCAGGCATGAAGAAGTGCAGGCGAGGGAAGGGCACCATATTTACAGCCAGTTTCCGCAGGTCAGCATTTAGCTGGCCAGGGAATCGCAGGCAAGTGGTTACCCCACTCATGGTGGCGGACACTAGATGGTTCAGGTCACCGTAAGTGGGTGTGGTCAGCTTTAGGGTTCTGAAGCAGATGTCATAAAGTGCTTCATTATCAATACAATAGGTCTCATCTGTGTTTTCAACCAGCTGGTGGACTGAAAGGGTGGCATTGTAGGGCTCAACCACTGTGTCCGACACCTTGGGGGAAGGTACCACACTGAAGGTGTTCATGATTCTGTCTGGGTACTCCTCCCGGATCTTGCTGATAAGGAGGGTACCCATCCCAGACCCAGTCCCCCCACCCAGGGAGTGGGTCAGCTGGAAGCCCTGCAGGCAGTCACagctctcagcttcctttctcacaACGTCCAACACCGAGTCAACCAGCTCTGCACCTTCTGTGTAGTGCCCCTTGGCCCAGTTGTTCCCAGCCCCACTCTGACCTGTAAGAGAAAACAGTAGGTCACACTAAGTATGTGCCCAAGGGGCCAAATGACATGAGGTGACACTGAATAAAGTGTACAGACCCAAAACAATCTGCCATGTTAAAaaaaaggggagagggggtgctGTGCATAATggcacaagcttttaatcccagcacttggtaggcaggtagttctgagtttaaggtcagcctggtctacagttaaAGAGGCCAGGCAGGGATACATAGattggggatggggggtgggggagaccagACGGAGATGTACAGAACACACTAGAGCTAAGACAGTAAATACTTCCAAAGGCACCCCTGCCAATGTTCAAGGAGAGTACAGGGCCCCTGCCACTAGGTCAGGTCTTCTCATACTCTCTACTAGCAACTAATCTACCCGCAGTCAGTTGGACCTTCCTCCTAAAGCTGCTTTCGGCCAAGGGATTGAGTGACTCAGAGGGCAAGAAAGTGTACACCTGGTGGCTATTAAGGAAGAACTTTAGGTCAGCCCCTTGACCTTTGAGCCTCATGGGTAGCAAGCCCGTCCACACCTCCACCACACTCACCAAAGACGAAGTTATCAGGTCTGAAGATCTGCCCGAAGGGCCCTGAACGCACCGAGTCCATGGTGCCGGGCTCCAAGTCCACGAGCACGGCGCGGGGCACATACTTGCCACCTGGTTGGGACAGGGGGACGTCAAGTGTGCTCAAACTGGAAGGGTGGTGAGGAGGATGGATGGGGTAGAGGAGCCTTACCGGTGGCTTCGTTGTAGTACACGTTGATGCGCTCCAGCTGGAGGTCGCTATCTCCGTGGTAAGTGCCAGTGGGATCAATGCCATGCTCGTCGCTGATTACCTCCCAGAACTGCAAGGGAGTCGGGCGTTAGCTGAGTCACGCCGGCCGGCCGGTGCGCTCCAAGGCAGCCCCGCCCCGGATGGGTGCGGCaggccctccccctccctccagtcTCAGGAGCGCCAGGGCGACGAATCCCTAAGGGCCGCGCACCGTCCGCCCCACCGACACCAGCCACCGGCGCTACGTCTCGGCCCAGCGTACGCCGGTATCCAGGACGCAATGAAGGGCGACGCTCCGGGCCGCTTCCGCCATCTTCCCCGGCTGGCTGTCCCAGTGGCGTCTGGCTCGCAGAAACCTAGCCTCCTACCTTGGCGCCAATCTGGTTGCCGCACTGCCCAGCCTGCAGGTGCACGATCTCCCTCATGGCGGCGGCGACTGCGGAACAGCTGTAGAAGAGGAGCACTTCGGGAGGAGCAGGCGCACAGAGTGCTACAACCGACGCTCTGCCAACATTTATATACCTCTTATGACCCGCCCTCGTCAGCACAGGATTGGGCTTTCAGAACGAGGCCACGAATTATCCTTGTCTGATTGGCTACATTTCCGTCAATCGAGCGGTCTGGGGCCCGCCTTCCCAACAATATACTCTCATTATTGGTCACGCTTGCCTACGGCTCCCCCTATCACAATCCCCGCCCTGGCGCCGCAGTGCTCAATCCATTGGGTGTTTCAAATGATTGATTTGCACTTCCATTGGCTGCCTCCTGGGAGCACTCCGAGAGCCTGACACTATTGGCTGCGCTGTTTTGGCGTCCTGGTAACCGCCGCAGTGCAGCGCGCGGGTGGGACGTGGAAAGCCAGCTTCCGGCTGAAAGGGAGGGGGCGACTTTTCAGAGCTTTGTGGGCTCGGGCGGCTTGGTAGGTCTGGCAGCTGCTGCGGGGAGAGAAAGGAGACGCGGGCAGGCATTGTCGATCCGGAACACACCTTGCAAGCCTCAAGCTGAGGCGAATTGAAACGCTAACAATAATAGGCTCTGGATGAGGCGCCGGGCCCTTCCGGGACGCACTGGGCAGGCGCGGGgtcctctgtctctatctgtctctctctctctcccccctcccctctcccccccccccttctctcttcccctccccaccccacccctgggaGGGCCATCCCTCCGCCCCTTCGGCCTCCCTAGATGTTGTGGAAACTTGCTGGCCAAGAGCCGGTTTCCTTGGAGCCTGAGTTCCAAGTGCGCACAGAGCTGCATGGAGACTACAGGGCTGGGCATGCCTGGCCATGACTGTtagagggaaaaacaaacaaacaaacgtgtgCAAGTCCCTGTCCTGTAATGGAGAGcaatacatgtac contains:
- the Tubb4b gene encoding tubulin beta-4B chain; the protein is MREIVHLQAGQCGNQIGAKFWEVISDEHGIDPTGTYHGDSDLQLERINVYYNEATGGKYVPRAVLVDLEPGTMDSVRSGPFGQIFRPDNFVFGQSGAGNNWAKGHYTEGAELVDSVLDVVRKEAESCDCLQGFQLTHSLGGGTGSGMGTLLISKIREEYPDRIMNTFSVVPSPKVSDTVVEPYNATLSVHQLVENTDETYCIDNEALYDICFRTLKLTTPTYGDLNHLVSATMSGVTTCLRFPGQLNADLRKLAVNMVPFPRLHFFMPGFAPLTSRGSQQYRALTVPELTQQMFDAKNMMAACDPRHGRYLTVAAVFRGRMSMKEVDEQMLNVQNKNSSYFVEWIPNNVKTAVCDIPPRGLKMSATFIGNSTAIQELFKRISEQFTAMFRRKAFLHWYTGEGMDEMEFTEAESNMNDLVSEYQQYQDATAEEEGEFEEEAEEEVA